One region of Malania oleifera isolate guangnan ecotype guangnan chromosome 6, ASM2987363v1, whole genome shotgun sequence genomic DNA includes:
- the LOC131158671 gene encoding uncharacterized protein LOC131158671 → MRQDLGRSSFPPMHQGCKIDQFTHLKPSSFEGGTDPIKDETWMEEMEKILTMLNCTEEQKVLFATFKLVGEAKRWWHAINLLEELRAVPIEMTWGHFKQYATKFMELSRFAPSMVPNEYQKVRWFERDLNQRIHEHMACLQIQDFVELVEKATVLESSLQRGAEASERRKKPMSPRSQANIRKGSRRGEKDVAGQGLEGNDQGRQGNSSHPHCPRCNQRQWGECRSRGVVCYRCSKYGHIDIECQEPPNNTPSPNQNQRNNLVPRGSGAPTHVFILCTPEGDNAKGAGNMSTLA, encoded by the exons atgagacAAGACCTCGGGAGATCAAGCTTCCCACCAATGCATCAAGGTTGCAagattgatcaattcacccatttgaaaccctcatcttttgagggtggtACTGACCCAATTAAGGATGAGACGTGGATggaagagatggagaagatattgacAATGTTGAATTGCACTGAGGAGCAGAAAgttcttttcgccaccttcaaACTGGTAGGAGAAGCTAAACGGTGGTGGCATGCGATAAATCTATTGGAAGAACTGCGAGCAGTACCTATAGAAATGACGTGGGGTCATTTCAAGCAG TATGCTACTAAATTTATGGAACTTTCACGCTTTGCACCTTCCATGGTTCCAAATGAATACCAAAAGGTGAGATGGTTTGAAAGGGACCTGAATCAGAGGATTCACGAGCATATGGCATGTTTGCAAATTCAGGATTTTGTGGAACTGGTGGAAAAAGCCACTGTTTTAGAGTCAAGTCTGCAGAGAGGTGCAGAGGCATCAGAACGAAGGAAAAAGCCAATGTCTCCCCGTTCCCAGGCCAATATTAGAAAAGGGTCAAGGAGGGGAGAAAAAGATGTTGCAGGTCAGGGGTTGGAAGGAAATGATCAGGGACGACAGGGCAATTCGTCACACCCCCACTGCCCTAGATGTAACCAGCGGCAATGGGGAGAATGCCGGAGTCGGGGTGTCGTGTGCTATAGATGCAGCAAATATGGTCATATTGACATAGAATGTCAAGAACCGCCGAACAACACACCTTCTCCAAATCAGAATCAGAGGAACAACTTGGTGCCTCGTGGTAGCGGTGCCCCGACACATGTTTTTATATTGTGTACACCTGAGGGGGACAATGCTAAAGGTGCAGGTAATATGTCTACATTAGCATGA